Proteins from a single region of Symphalangus syndactylus isolate Jambi chromosome 12, NHGRI_mSymSyn1-v2.1_pri, whole genome shotgun sequence:
- the ZNF691 gene encoding zinc finger protein 691 isoform X1: MTACVTHSAEYYRHFFSNTKSCSVAHSAEMSLFLQGPEEMLPLSSEGSEMGSEKEQSPEPHLPEEGEGGKPWRVDDSEGSWISPGEKEHGQESLSDELQETHPKKPWQKVTVPARELGDPIAHPRHEADEKPFICAQCGKTFNNTSNLRAHQRIHTGEKPYKCSECGKSFSRSSNRIRHERIHLEEKHYKCPKCQESFRRHSDLTTHQQDHLGKRPYRCDICGKSFSQSATLAVHHRTHLEPAPYICCECGKSFSNSSSFGVHHRTHTGERPYECTECGRTFSDISNFGAHQRTHRGEKPYRCTVCGKHFSRSSNLIRHQKTHLGEQAGKDSS, encoded by the exons ATGACAGCATGTGTCACACACTCTGCTGAGTATTAcaggcattttttttctaatacaaaGTCTTGTAGTGTGG CCCACTCTGCTGAAATGTCGTTATTTCTTCAAGGCCCAGAAGAAATGCTACCACTCTCATCAGAG GGTTCAGAGATGGGCAGTGAGAAGGAGCAGAGTCCAGAACCACACCTGcctgaggaaggggaagggggtaAGCCTTGGAGAGTGGATGACtcagagggttcttggatctcacctGGGGAGAAGGAGCATGGGCAAGAGAGCCTGTCGGATGAACTGCAAGAAACTCATCCAAAAAAGCCATGGCAGAAAGTCACTGTCCCGGCTCGAGAGCTAGGGGACCCCATTGCTCATCCAAGGCATGAGGCAGATGAGAAGCCCTTTATATGTGCCCAGTGTGGCAAAACCTTCAATAATACCTCCAACCTGAGAGCACACCAGCGGATCCACACTGGTGAGAAGCCTTACAAGTGTTCTGAATGTGGCAAGAGCTTCTCGAGAAGCTCCAACCGCATCCGGCACGAGCGGATCCACCTGGAAGAGAAACACTACAAATGCCCCAAGTGTCAGGAGAGCTTTCGGCGGCACTCAGACCTCACCACGCACCAGCAAGATCACCTAGGCAAGCGGCCATACCGCTGTGACATCTGTGGCAAGAGCTTCAGCCAGAGCGCCACGCTAGCTGTGCATCACCGGACCCACCTGGAACCAGCACCCTACATTTGCTGTGAGTGTGGGAAGAGCTTCAGCAACAGCTCCAGCTTTGGCGTGCATCACCGCACCCACACAGGTGAGAGACCTTATGAGTGCACTGAGTGTGGGCGGACCTTCAGCGATATCTCCAACTTTGGAGCACACCAGCGGACCCACAGAGGGGAGAAGCCCTACCGGTGCACTGTGTGTGGGAAACACTTCTCCCGGAGCTCGAATCTCATCCGCCACCAGAAAACTCACTTGGGCGAGCAGGCTGGGAAAGATTCCAGCTGA
- the ZNF691 gene encoding zinc finger protein 691 isoform X2: MGSEKEQSPEPHLPEEGEGGKPWRVDDSEGSWISPGEKEHGQESLSDELQETHPKKPWQKVTVPARELGDPIAHPRHEADEKPFICAQCGKTFNNTSNLRAHQRIHTGEKPYKCSECGKSFSRSSNRIRHERIHLEEKHYKCPKCQESFRRHSDLTTHQQDHLGKRPYRCDICGKSFSQSATLAVHHRTHLEPAPYICCECGKSFSNSSSFGVHHRTHTGERPYECTECGRTFSDISNFGAHQRTHRGEKPYRCTVCGKHFSRSSNLIRHQKTHLGEQAGKDSS, translated from the coding sequence ATGGGCAGTGAGAAGGAGCAGAGTCCAGAACCACACCTGcctgaggaaggggaagggggtaAGCCTTGGAGAGTGGATGACtcagagggttcttggatctcacctGGGGAGAAGGAGCATGGGCAAGAGAGCCTGTCGGATGAACTGCAAGAAACTCATCCAAAAAAGCCATGGCAGAAAGTCACTGTCCCGGCTCGAGAGCTAGGGGACCCCATTGCTCATCCAAGGCATGAGGCAGATGAGAAGCCCTTTATATGTGCCCAGTGTGGCAAAACCTTCAATAATACCTCCAACCTGAGAGCACACCAGCGGATCCACACTGGTGAGAAGCCTTACAAGTGTTCTGAATGTGGCAAGAGCTTCTCGAGAAGCTCCAACCGCATCCGGCACGAGCGGATCCACCTGGAAGAGAAACACTACAAATGCCCCAAGTGTCAGGAGAGCTTTCGGCGGCACTCAGACCTCACCACGCACCAGCAAGATCACCTAGGCAAGCGGCCATACCGCTGTGACATCTGTGGCAAGAGCTTCAGCCAGAGCGCCACGCTAGCTGTGCATCACCGGACCCACCTGGAACCAGCACCCTACATTTGCTGTGAGTGTGGGAAGAGCTTCAGCAACAGCTCCAGCTTTGGCGTGCATCACCGCACCCACACAGGTGAGAGACCTTATGAGTGCACTGAGTGTGGGCGGACCTTCAGCGATATCTCCAACTTTGGAGCACACCAGCGGACCCACAGAGGGGAGAAGCCCTACCGGTGCACTGTGTGTGGGAAACACTTCTCCCGGAGCTCGAATCTCATCCGCCACCAGAAAACTCACTTGGGCGAGCAGGCTGGGAAAGATTCCAGCTGA